Genomic segment of Syntrophales bacterium:
CGGAAAAGCTGATGGCCCAGTTGGATGCCTTCCAGCCGGATGCCGTGGGCGGGACATCGGTAACCCTGAATTTTCCCGCGGCGGCGCGGATCGTCTCCACCGTCAAGGAGCACAATCCGGACATCATCACGATGATGGGAGGCCCCCATGTGTCCTTCGACGCCGCGGGCACGCTGAACGCCTATCCCGGCATCGACCTCGTCGTTCGCGGGGAGGGGGAGGAAACCATCGCCGATCTGGCCGGGGCGATCCGGGACCGGAAGAAATGGAAAGGCATCCAGGGACTCTCGTTCCGCGAAAACGGGTCCATCGTGGAAACCGAAACCAGGCCTTTCATCCCGGACCTGGACGAGTTGCCCATGCCGGCGCGGCATCTCCTGCCCCTTTCGCGTTACCGGGCCCTGGGCTATCCGGTCAGCATCATCACGAGCCGGGGCTGCCCATACTCCTGCATCTTCTGCCAGGGCCGGCGGATGGTGGGGAAAAAGGTGCGCCAGCGGACGGCGGCGCGGGTTGTGGACGAGATCGAGCACATCCTGTCCTACGGCATCGACCGGATCAACGTGGCCGATGACCTCTTCGTCTCGAACAAAAGGAAGGTGCGCGAGGTCTGCGACGAGATCCGGCGGCGGGGGCTGAAGTTTGCCTGGAGCGCCTTCGCACGCGTGAACACGGTGGACCCGGAGACCCTGGCGATCATGCGCGAGAACGGCTGCGACAGCATCAGCTATGGCGTGGAGTCGGGGAACCAGGAGATGCTGGATCGGATCCAGAAGGGCATCAAGCTCGATCAGGTGCGGAAGGCCGTCCGGATGTGCAACGACGCGGGAATGATATGTCACGCCTCGTTCATCGCCGGTTTGCCCGGAGAAACCATGGAAACGCTGAAGGAGACGGACGCCTTTGCCCAGGGTCTCGGGGCCATGTACGGCTACCACATCCTGGCCCCGTTTCCCGGAACGACCGTCCGCGAGGAGATCGAATCCTACGACCTGGAGATCCTGACCAGCGACTGGTCCCTTTACGACGCCAACCGGGCCGTGACGCGGACCTCCGCCCTGGGGCCGGCCGACATCGAGGGCTTCGTGGCGGAGTTCGAGGGGACCATCGACGAGGAGTGGCAGCGCCTGATCCGGGCCTACCATGACGGCACCATCGCACCCTCGGACCATTTCAAGGTGGAGGGGCACTACCGGACACAGCTGATTTATAAGATTCTCGCCGGGGACCTGATTGAAAACCTGGGATCGTTCCCCGCCGCCGGGGATCCGAAAGAGACCCGGCCGGAGCTTTGCTGCCGCATCACGGAGGCATCCGCTGCGAGCCCGGCCCTGGTGGAGAAGGTGATCGGCGAGTTCGTCGACAAGGGATTCCTGAAGGTGGAGCGGCAGGGCGACCGTTACGGGTGGTTCTGGACCCACAACAACCGGCTGGACCGCCTGTAGCCTTACGGCCGGAGCTTTTCCCAGGCGGCCGCCGCAGCGGACGTCACGGTCCCGCAGGGGGCCCGCCGCAGGAGTCCCAGCGTTCCAATTGTGGGCAGCGCCTCGAAGAGACCCGAGGCAAGGGCCAGGTTGTAGACGCACCAGGGGGCCTGGCCGCCCTTCGCGGGATCGGGGAAGAGGTCGTGAATGGCGAGATAACCGCCCGGAATCAGGTGTGAGACCCAGGAGTTGTAATCGGTGAAGGCGGCCTCGAAGGTGTGGCCGCCGTCGATGAAGACGAGGGCAAGGGGGCTTCGCCAGTGGGCGGCGACCTCGGCGGAGCGGCCGATGATGGGAATGACCGTTCCGACCAGGGAAAGCTCCTCCAGGGTCTCGCGGAAAAGAGGGAGCGTGTCGATGCGGCTGGTTTTCGCGTCCAGGAGGTCCGGATCGAAATAGGCCTCTCCCGGCTGCTGCTCCTCGGAGCCCCGGTGGTGGTCGATGGAGTAAAGCACACCCCCTCCTTCCCGGCATCCCAGGCCGAGGAAGGCGGCGGAGAGACCGCAGTAGCTGCCGATCTCCAGGCAGGCGCCCAGGCGGCTGGCCTCCCGGGCCAGATCGTACAGCCGTTTCGCTTCTTCCTCCGCCAGAAATCCCTTGAACGTCCGACCGAGCAGTTCCCGGAAATCCATGCCCGCTCCCCCTTTCTTTTCGCCGCCCTTCCTATCATACCTGCCATCGCCGGGACAACCCGCTTCAACGGGAATGCGGCCGGGAAAGGCAAAAAAGGCGGCCCGCAGGCCGCCTTTGAAGTTTCGTTGGGTCGAGAGACAGGTTCTTCTTAGTAACGGCCGCGTCCGCCGCCACCGCCGCCTCGGTAACCGCCGCCGCCACCGCCGCCGGGACGTCCGCCGCCGCGATAGCCTCCTCCCGGCCTTCCTCCACCTTCGTCCTTCCGCGGCTTGGCCTCGCTGACGGTCAGTGTTTTCCCGTCAAGCTGGCCGCCGTTGAAGCGGGCGATAGCTTCCTTGGCCTCCTCGGGGGTTTCCATCTCCACAAAGCCGAAGCCCTTCGAATAACCCGTGTACCGATCCTTGATGATCGTGATGGAGACGATCTTGCCAACCTCCGAGAAGTTGGACCGCAGGTCGTCCTCGGTAACATTCTGCGTCAGGTTTCCTACATACAGTTTTTTGCTCATGCGATTTCCCCTTTCGTGGGTACATGCCCCGCAACGCAAAAGAGGCGATCCCGCGAAGAAGATGCGCCTCTCCCGAAAACGGTCATTACAGGGCTTTTACGTTGGCCGCTGCGAGACCCTTGCGGCCCTTCTCAATGTCGAACGAGACCCGCTGTCCCTCCTGCAAGGTCTTGAATCCACTGTCCTGGATGGCGCTGAAGTGAACGAAAATGTCTTCCCCCTCGTCCGTCTGGATGAATCCGAAGCCTTTCTTCTCGTTGAACCACTTCACCTTTCCTTCTGGCATGGTCTGACTTCCTCCTTTCCCGGGTTTGTCAAAGTCGGATAGTGACCGCGGCAGAAAGAAAAACCGCCGAGGCTCTTGGGGTCCGCGGCGGTCTACCTTGCACCTCAACACTGTCGGTACCCAACTTGATCTGCGAAAGAAACGGAACCCCCCTCGGGATGTTCCAAACGCGCCGAATGCTACTCGCTTCCGGAAAAAAAAGCAAGCCGTTTCCCGGATTTTGGAGG
This window contains:
- a CDS encoding cold-shock protein; protein product: MPEGKVKWFNEKKGFGFIQTDEGEDIFVHFSAIQDSGFKTLQEGQRVSFDIEKGRKGLAAANVKAL
- a CDS encoding class I SAM-dependent methyltransferase gives rise to the protein MDFRELLGRTFKGFLAEEEAKRLYDLAREASRLGACLEIGSYCGLSAAFLGLGCREGGGVLYSIDHHRGSEEQQPGEAYFDPDLLDAKTSRIDTLPLFRETLEELSLVGTVIPIIGRSAEVAAHWRSPLALVFIDGGHTFEAAFTDYNSWVSHLIPGGYLAIHDLFPDPAKGGQAPWCVYNLALASGLFEALPTIGTLGLLRRAPCGTVTSAAAAAWEKLRP
- a CDS encoding RNA-binding protein; this encodes MSKKLYVGNLTQNVTEDDLRSNFSEVGKIVSITIIKDRYTGYSKGFGFVEMETPEEAKEAIARFNGGQLDGKTLTVSEAKPRKDEGGGRPGGGYRGGGRPGGGGGGGYRGGGGGGRGRY
- a CDS encoding radical SAM protein translates to MKIAIIAPPYPLEEAPAPPLGVSYVAAAFERAGAEVRIFDYIVSRYTPEKLMAQLDAFQPDAVGGTSVTLNFPAAARIVSTVKEHNPDIITMMGGPHVSFDAAGTLNAYPGIDLVVRGEGEETIADLAGAIRDRKKWKGIQGLSFRENGSIVETETRPFIPDLDELPMPARHLLPLSRYRALGYPVSIITSRGCPYSCIFCQGRRMVGKKVRQRTAARVVDEIEHILSYGIDRINVADDLFVSNKRKVREVCDEIRRRGLKFAWSAFARVNTVDPETLAIMRENGCDSISYGVESGNQEMLDRIQKGIKLDQVRKAVRMCNDAGMICHASFIAGLPGETMETLKETDAFAQGLGAMYGYHILAPFPGTTVREEIESYDLEILTSDWSLYDANRAVTRTSALGPADIEGFVAEFEGTIDEEWQRLIRAYHDGTIAPSDHFKVEGHYRTQLIYKILAGDLIENLGSFPAAGDPKETRPELCCRITEASAASPALVEKVIGEFVDKGFLKVERQGDRYGWFWTHNNRLDRL